The stretch of DNA ACCGGCTATTCGAGCCTGATGTACCTCAAGCGCCTGCCGGCCAATGAGTTGAAGATCGACCGGGGCTTCGTGCGTGACCTGGAGCACGACAGCGACGACGCCGCTATCGTCTCGGCCATCGTCGCCCTCGGTCAGGCCCTGGGCCTGCGCATTGTGGCCGAGGGTGTAGAGACCGACTCACAGCAGAGCTTCCTCACCCGGCTGGGCTGCGATTCGCTTCAGGGGTATCTGCTGGGGCATCCGTTGCCGGCCGAGGGTTTCATGGCCGACATCCAGCGCGCCGAGCAGGTGGTGAGTGTGCATTCGGTGATGTGAGCCCATGCAAAACCTGCAGGGCGCAGGTAGTATTGGATCCATCAGCTCACGTTGAACCAGGAGACCTTACACATGGACAAAGTCGTCGTCATCACCGGTGGCAGTCGTGGGATCGGCGCCGCCACGGCGCTGCTGGCCGCCGCCCAGGGCTATCGCATCTGTATCAATTACCAGGCCGATGAAGACGCCGCCCACCGCGTACTTGAGCAAGTGCGTGCCCTCGGCGCCCAAGCGATTGCCGTGCGGGCTGATGTCAGCATCGAAGACGAAGTGATTGGCCTGTTCCACCGGGTCGATACCGAACTGGGCCGGGTGACGGCACTGGTCAACAACGCAGGTACCGTCGGGCACAAGTCGCGGGTCGATGAGATGTCCGAGTTCCGCATTCTGAAGACCCTCAGGACCAATGTGTTGGGGCCGATCCTGTGTGCCAAGCATGCGCTGCTGCGCATGTCGCCCAAGCATGGCGGGCAGGGCGGCAGCATCGTCAACGTTTCATCGGCCGCCGCGCGGTTGGGCTCGCCGGGGGAGTATGTGGATTACGCCGCGTCCAAGGGCGCGCTGGATACCTTCACTCTCGGGCTCTCCAAGGAAGTGGCGGGCGAGGGGATCCGGGTCAATGGCGTGCGTCCCGGGTTTATTTTCACCGACTTCCACGCCCTGAGCGGCGACCCGGATCGGGTCAGCAAGCTTGAACCGGGCATCCCCATGGCCCGTGGCGGGCGTGCAGAGGAAGTCGCGGAAGGGATTATCTGGCTGCTCTCGGACAAGGCGTCCTATGCGACGGGAACCTTTCTTGACCTGGCGGGCGGTCGGTAGTTTTGTACCGCCTGTGGCGAGGGGCACGCCGCTCGCCACAGCCCAGGTATCAGGCGCCGCGCAGCGCTTCATAGCCCCTGAGGGAAAACGCCTTGAGCAGGCTGGCCTCCGAGTCTGGATGAATGGCGTAGCCGTGATTCGAAAAACCGTCCAGGACACCGTTGCGGCTATGGCTGGCGCTTAATTTGAGATCGTCCACATTGTCGATAAATCGCAGTACCTTATCCAGGTTGTAGGTGGCGTCGGCGCGAGAGTCCGGGTCTTGGTTGGCCGCGCTCCAGTCACCCACCTGGCGCTTCAGGTCATCGCTCACTTCGTAGTGGTCGCGGTTATCCAGGAAGTTCTTCAGCACAGGGCTTTGTTCGGTAATCTGGTCACTTGATCGATGATCTCCCGCGGGGCGCCCGGTAGCGCCTGTCATTTCGCGCACCTGTTGCTGCTCTGCGGCACGCATATAGTGGGGAGGAACGGGAAGGGGTCGCAGGCCGGCAGCTGAAGAAATAGTCATAAGGCATCTCTGATGTGAACCAAGTGAATGCGCTCTTTCTATCGTAAGAAATAGCGCACTCCTGTGTGGTTCTTAGCCCGGCTACGGTTCCCATCCGTAGGTTAAAACGACCGCACAATCTTCCCCAGCGTCTCCATCGCCTTCTCACACGACTCATCCCACGGGCTGCCGTAGTTCAAGCGAATGCAGTTCCTGAAGCGCTGTGTCGGCGAGAAGATCGGTCCCGGTGCGATGCTGATGCCCTGGGCCAGCGCCATCTGGAACAACTTCAACGAGTCGGTTTGTTCCGGCAATTCCAGCCACAGGAAGTAGCCGCCGGCAGGCTGGCTGACCCGTGTCTGCGCCGGGAAATAGCGCGCGATGGCGGCGAGCATGGCGCTTTGCTGTTCTTCCAGCGCGTAACGCAATTTACGCAGGTGCCGGTCGTACCCGCCGTGTTGCAGGTAATCGGCAATCGCCGCCTGGGCGGGCATCGAGGCACACAGCGACGTCATCAATTTCAGCCGCTCGATCTTCTGCGCATAACGTCCGGCGGCGACCCAGCCGATGCGGTAGCCCGGAGCCAGGCTCTTGGCGAACGAGCCGCAATGCATCACCAGGCCTTCTGTGTCGAACGCCTTCGCCGGTTTGGGCGCCTGTTGACCGTAGTACAACTCGGCGTACACGTCGTCTTCGATCAGCGGCACCTGGTGGCTGCGCAGTAACTCCACCAGTTCCTGTTTCCGGGCCTCGGGCATGGTTGCGCCCATCGGGTTCTGGAAACTGGTCATGCACCAGCAGGCCTTGATCGGGTAGCGCTCCAGGCTTTGCGCCAGCACCTTGAGGTCGATGCCATCGCGCGGGTGTACGGGGATTTCCACCGCCTTGAGTTTCAGGCGCTCGAGGATTTGCAGGCTGGCGTAGAACGCCGGTGCTTCGATGGCCACCAGGTCGCCCGGCTCGGTCACGGCTTGCAGGCACAGGTTCAGTGCTTCAAGGGCGCCGTTGGTGATCAACAGTTCTTCCATGGGCAGCATCAGCCCGCCCACCATGTAGCGCAAGGCAATTTGCCGGCGCAGTTGCGGGTTGCCCGGCGACATGTCGGTGACCACCATGCGCGGGTCCATTTCCCGGCTGGCGCTGGCCAGGGAACGGGCCAGGCGTTGCAGCGGGAACAGCGTCGGGCTGGGGAAGGCCGAGCCGAAGGGCACGGTTTGCGGGTCCTTGATGGAATCGAGCACCGAGAACACCAATTCGCTGACGTCCACCTCGGTGGACTCGTGCACATGGGCACTCACCACCGGCTCGGAAAACGGGCTGGGCGCATGGGTGTTGACGAAGTACCCGGAGCGCGGCCGGGCGCGGATCAGCCCGCGTCGCTCCAGCAGGTAGTAGGCCTGGAACACCGTGGACGGGCTGACACCGTAGGTCTGGCTGGCATAACGCACCGAAGGCACGCGCTGGCCGGGCCCGAGCACGCCGGAGCGGATCAGTTCTGCGATGTCGTCGGCGAATTTTTCGTAGCGTTTCATTGGGGCTCAGTGCTTTGAACAGATTTTGCTGATTGAACACAGATCAAACGGTGGGAGCGGGCTTGCTCGCGAAAGCAATCTTTCAGTTGATGTATCCATTGACTGGCACACCGCTTTCGCGAGCAAGCCCGCTCCCACATTTGATCTCCAGTGTTGCTGAAAGCTTGGGCTCAGCGATTCAATGGCGCCACAAACCGGCTGTCCGCCGCGCTGTAAATCCACGGCTCATCCACATCCGAGACCTTGAAGCGGATCGTCTGCGAACTGCTGGCTGGCTTCTCTGCGGTCATCGCCACCGACACCGGCACATCGGTAATCTCACCTGGTGCCAGGCTGATCTCGGTCTTGCCCTGCAGCTGGAAGCCGTCGCCGTCCATCAGCTCCAGGCGGTAATCCTGGCGCTGCTGGGTCTTGTTGATGACTTTGAGGCTGTAGATGTTCTCGATCAAGCCGTCACTGTTCTCGCGGAACATCCCCCGGTCCTTGGTCACGTCCAGCGACACCATCGGGCGTTCCACCAGCGCCACCACCAGCGCGCCGATCATCACCAGCAGCACGGCACTGTAGCCGATCAGGCGTGGCC from Pseudomonas sp. NC02 encodes:
- a CDS encoding SDR family oxidoreductase, translated to MDKVVVITGGSRGIGAATALLAAAQGYRICINYQADEDAAHRVLEQVRALGAQAIAVRADVSIEDEVIGLFHRVDTELGRVTALVNNAGTVGHKSRVDEMSEFRILKTLRTNVLGPILCAKHALLRMSPKHGGQGGSIVNVSSAAARLGSPGEYVDYAASKGALDTFTLGLSKEVAGEGIRVNGVRPGFIFTDFHALSGDPDRVSKLEPGIPMARGGRAEEVAEGIIWLLSDKASYATGTFLDLAGGR
- the mapR gene encoding GntR family transcriptional regulator MpaR (MapR regulates genes involved in Pseudomonas quinolone signal (PQS) production and anthranilate metabolism), whose translation is MKRYEKFADDIAELIRSGVLGPGQRVPSVRYASQTYGVSPSTVFQAYYLLERRGLIRARPRSGYFVNTHAPSPFSEPVVSAHVHESTEVDVSELVFSVLDSIKDPQTVPFGSAFPSPTLFPLQRLARSLASASREMDPRMVVTDMSPGNPQLRRQIALRYMVGGLMLPMEELLITNGALEALNLCLQAVTEPGDLVAIEAPAFYASLQILERLKLKAVEIPVHPRDGIDLKVLAQSLERYPIKACWCMTSFQNPMGATMPEARKQELVELLRSHQVPLIEDDVYAELYYGQQAPKPAKAFDTEGLVMHCGSFAKSLAPGYRIGWVAAGRYAQKIERLKLMTSLCASMPAQAAIADYLQHGGYDRHLRKLRYALEEQQSAMLAAIARYFPAQTRVSQPAGGYFLWLELPEQTDSLKLFQMALAQGISIAPGPIFSPTQRFRNCIRLNYGSPWDESCEKAMETLGKIVRSF